In Paenibacillus xylanilyticus, the genomic window GACCAGACTGCGTGCGTTGTTATGACGAGGAATGTATGCAGGGTCTCCCGAAATGAGATACCCGACAATCTGGTTGATTGGATTATACTCCTTATCCACCAGTGCATCATACACCGTGAGAAGAATCTCTTTGGAGGATGCTTCTTGCTCGTCAGCTTTCACATTAAATTTAACCGTCTTATCCATGGAGTCCATTGATGACACCTCGCTCCTGCATGAACATGGGGACCATGTCCTGCCGAATTGATTTCTGCTTATATAATAACATATTCTGACTGCCACGAGTAAACAAAGGAGAATGCAATTGTGTTTTTTGCTTGTCCGTTATTAACCTCAGCATGTTGCATAATTGATTCCACTCGCTCCCGGGAACAAAATATAGCCGAATAGAACCATTTCGATCTATATTTTGGTCATTGAAAGCCGCTTATTGGATTTATGCAATATGCTAACCAATGAGTGAAACGGCCAGTTTCAGCGCTTCATCCAGCTTGGACGCATCCTTGCCTCCCGCTTGTGCCATGTCTGGACGTCCGCCGCCACCACCGCCGCAAACAGCTGCAACTTCCTTGACGATTTTACCGGCATGAAGTCCTTGCTTCACTTTCTCAGCAGGAACAGCAACGACGAAGTTTACTTTGCCATCTGCAGGAGCACCCAGAACGAGCACAGCATCAGGCAATTTCACTTTCAATTCGTCGGCAACAGTACGCAGGGCATCCATGTTCGGCGCGTCCACGCGAGCTGCGAGTACTTGCGTATCTCCTACCTGTACCACTTGATCCGTCAACGAGCCTGCTTCCATGGCACTCAGCTTGCTTTGCAGCGATTCTGTTTCTCTCGCAGCTTCTTTCAACTGTTGGTTGAGACCTTCGATCCGTTTAGGCACATCTGCAACATTGGCTTTGAGCAGGGCTGCGGATTGTTTGAGCAGCTCCAGCTGACTTTCAACGAAGAGGTACGCACCACGACCTGTTACAGCCTCAATCCGACGTACACCAGAACCAATTCCGCTCTCGCTGACAAGCTTGAACATGCCAATCTCCGATGTATTGTTTACGTGACAGCCGCCACAAAGTTCCAAACTGTAGTCTCCAATTTGTACGACACGTACAATATCTCCATATTTTTCACCGAACAATGCCATAGCGCCCATTTCTTTGGCTTCATCAATGGCCTTCAGTTCAATGTTCACATTCAGGCGATTCCAGATCTGCTCATTCACCTGACGTTCAATCTCTGTCAATTCTTCCGGCGTAATGCTGCCGAAGTGAGAGAAGTCAAACCGCAGACGCTGTGGCTCCACAAGGGAACCTGCCTGATTGACATGCGTACCCAGCACATCCTTAAGCGCTTTGTGCAGCAAATGGGTAGCGGTATGGTTTTTGATAATATCTCCGCGCTTGGACGCATCCACTTCCGCTTGAATCACATCACCTACACGCAATTCACCCGACTCAACGCTTACCATGTGTACGTGCTGTCCTTGCGGAGCTTTGAACAGCCCTTGTACTTTGGCAGTAACGCCTGCTCCGCGCAGCAAGCCCTGGTCGCTGACTTGTCCGCCGCTCTCTGCATAGAACGGAGTTTTGTCGAGGATCACCTGACAGGTTTGTCCCTCGCTTACGGAATCGACAAGGGCATCGCCTGCAACGATGGCAACCACTTTTGCTTCCGTCAACAGGTCAGTATAACCAACAAACTCGCTTTTAACCTCCAGATCGGCAAGTGGTCCACCTTGAACCTTCATGCTTTCGCTTTCCTGACGGCCTGCACGTGCACGATCACGTTGCTCTTGCATGGATGCATCGAAACCTTCACGATCAACAGTCAAGCCATGCTCTGCCGCATAATCTTCAGTAAGGTCAAACGGGAAGCCATATGTGTCATACAATTTGAATGCTTCCGGACCACTGATCACCGTACGACCTTCGGATTTGGCTGCAGCACTGATGTCTGCCAGAATCGCCAATCCGTCACTAAGTGTTTCGTGGAACCGTTCTTCTTCGGTTTTGATGACCTTCGCGATAAACTCCTGCTTGTCTACCACCTCTGGGTAGTATACGCCCATGACTTCTCCAACGGTTGTTGTCAGTTCATAGAGGAATGGACGGTCCAATCCGAGAACTTTTCCGTAGCGTACAGCACGGCGCAGCAGGCGGCGGATAACGTATCCACGTCCTTCATTACTTGGCAGAACGCCATCGCCTACTGCAAAAGCAACGGTACGGATATGGTCAGCAATAACTTTCAGGGCTACATCAATCTCCACACTGTCGTTGTATTTCACACCGGCAAGTGCCGCTGTTCTTTG contains:
- the alaS gene encoding alanine--tRNA ligase; the protein is MKASEIRSKWIEFFASKGHKIEPSASLVPHNDPSLLWINAGMAPLKPYFDGREKPENPRLANSQKCIRTNDIENVGKTRRHHTFFEMLGNFSIGDYFKEETITWAWEFLTSKEWIGFDPERLSVTVYPEDEEAFKLWNEKVGLPAERIIKLDENFWDIGEGPCGPCTEIFYDRGEAYGNDMNDPEMYPGGENERYLEVWNLVFSQFNHNKDGSYTPLPNKNIDTGAGLERFASILQNVDSNFDTDLFQPMIQRTAALAGVKYNDSVEIDVALKVIADHIRTVAFAVGDGVLPSNEGRGYVIRRLLRRAVRYGKVLGLDRPFLYELTTTVGEVMGVYYPEVVDKQEFIAKVIKTEEERFHETLSDGLAILADISAAAKSEGRTVISGPEAFKLYDTYGFPFDLTEDYAAEHGLTVDREGFDASMQEQRDRARAGRQESESMKVQGGPLADLEVKSEFVGYTDLLTEAKVVAIVAGDALVDSVSEGQTCQVILDKTPFYAESGGQVSDQGLLRGAGVTAKVQGLFKAPQGQHVHMVSVESGELRVGDVIQAEVDASKRGDIIKNHTATHLLHKALKDVLGTHVNQAGSLVEPQRLRFDFSHFGSITPEELTEIERQVNEQIWNRLNVNIELKAIDEAKEMGAMALFGEKYGDIVRVVQIGDYSLELCGGCHVNNTSEIGMFKLVSESGIGSGVRRIEAVTGRGAYLFVESQLELLKQSAALLKANVADVPKRIEGLNQQLKEAARETESLQSKLSAMEAGSLTDQVVQVGDTQVLAARVDAPNMDALRTVADELKVKLPDAVLVLGAPADGKVNFVVAVPAEKVKQGLHAGKIVKEVAAVCGGGGGGRPDMAQAGGKDASKLDEALKLAVSLIG
- a CDS encoding IreB family regulatory phosphoprotein, with the translated sequence MDSMDKTVKFNVKADEQEASSKEILLTVYDALVDKEYNPINQIVGYLISGDPAYIPRHNNARSLVRKKERDELIEELVRSYLANHR